Genomic DNA from Marinobacter sp. MDS2:
GGCCACCCACGTTGTAATACTGACCAATCTCGGCCGCAGCTTTCAGCATCATGCGCTTGAGGACCACGCCCCAATGGCGATGGTTCACAGTGCGCATGATTTCTGCCACCACGCCTTCAAACGGTACCGAAATAAACTTAACGTTGTGTGAAGACGCGTACCGGTCCCACAGGTAATGGCTGACCTGCCGAACTCCCACCTCGTGCGCTGCGCCGCCCAGGTTGAAGAACAAAAAGTGGCTGCGCATGCCCCGACGCATCATCAGATACGCCGCAACCGACGAATCATAACCACCGGAAATCAATGTCATCACGGTTTCCACGGCCCCGATCGGGTATCCGCCCGCGCCTTCATGGCGGCGATGGGCAATGTGGAACTGGTCGTTTTTAACCTCGATGCGCACTTCAATTTCCGGATTCTTCAAATCAACGCCGCGAGCGTTGGTGGCCTGCAGCAACATGCCGCCCACCGTACGTTCCAGATCAATCGAGCGGAAATCGTGATTGCCGATTCGCCGGGCGCGCACCACAAAACTCTTACCATCAAGCCGGTCAGAAAACGCGGCAATGGCTTTGGTGCCCACATCCTGAATATCCACGAACGGGAACACGCCGATTTCCTGAATGGTGGAGATACCCGGAATGCGAACCAGTTCGTCAATCACCGGACCCGCCAGCCCTCGCTCTTCCGGCACATCCACATCGATTCGGTCCCAGCTGCCATCCACTCGGATATCAGAATCCAGCCGCGACAGGATTTTCCGGATGTTCTGCCGCAAATGACGCATTTGCTGCTTACGAACGGGTTTACTCTTGATGGCGACTTCAGAGGCAGGGCGAATCAGCAATTTCATAAGATAAGAACTTCAAATAGATAGAGACGTTGGTTGGAGAAACGTCGGGTAGCGAATTAGCGGGAAAGGGCTTAGTGTAACCTTAAGACCGTTATGATCAAAATCAGTCATAGCCGAAACACTCAGGAGCTCTCCAAACGATGACAGAATCCACCATGAATGCACTGGTTTCACCCGAAGGCAGCCTCGAGATTCTCTCCAGTCACGAGGTCAATCGGCTCAAGGATAAGAGCGAAGGAG
This window encodes:
- the thiI gene encoding tRNA uracil 4-sulfurtransferase ThiI, which produces MKLLIRPASEVAIKSKPVRKQQMRHLRQNIRKILSRLDSDIRVDGSWDRIDVDVPEERGLAGPVIDELVRIPGISTIQEIGVFPFVDIQDVGTKAIAAFSDRLDGKSFVVRARRIGNHDFRSIDLERTVGGMLLQATNARGVDLKNPEIEVRIEVKNDQFHIAHRRHEGAGGYPIGAVETVMTLISGGYDSSVAAYLMMRRGMRSHFLFFNLGGAAHEVGVRQVSHYLWDRYASSHNVKFISVPFEGVVAEIMRTVNHRHWGVVLKRMMLKAAAEIGQYYNVGGLVMGDAVAQVSSQTLTNLNVVDRASDEVVLRPLIAMDKQDIIQIAKDIGTEPFARNMPEYCGVISSKPVTRAKLHRVEEEEEKMDPEVLAKAIEDRTDVMVSQLLDSVVTPEEVELVETPSVGDVIIDIRHPSEEERAPLTLTSNDVLKIPFYEVNQKLAELPADSQYLLYCDRGTMSRMHAGHLKADGHANVKVYTPAR